The following coding sequences are from one Parabacteroides pacaensis window:
- a CDS encoding ABC transporter permease encodes MKSFIIAFRSLLKKGRSNGIKIISLGVGLAIGLVLISKVCFNRSFDTFYPDAERIYRIHENFYRANEDKSSNAYDRIPGAVAPAMKAEIPEVETATRLVRVGGDKELFFTPDKKRYSARFVMLADTNVFDVFSIPILIGNPKEILARPDHVLVSRRIAENLGGIHSALGQTFQFEFNPVKSYTIAGVYEDIPENSHLRFEIVGSIQLQSEQSRSNWLGNEVYLGYVKLYPGIAGESLHPAMRRMLERHVDMEELRKSGIEGSFILKPMLEMYSGTDVVKNMNSLLLTLAVVLLFAAMLNYILIVLSTLLNRSKEVAVHKCYGASERNLFSMILSETLLHMLLSIILAVILIWIFQAKVEELLNVTLRGLFTPDTLLVLLGVCTVLFFITALIPTYIFLRIPVAAAFRNYRESRRYWKLFLLFVQFIATAYMVSLLVTINRQYTMMVNDDPGYAYEKLLYYDASGVDPAVQKQALEEVSRLSIVDQVSSSWGLPFSGASGNNIGLPGDNRELFNVADLYFVGDHYFSLMEIPIVSGEAFRPNEPNSGKIMVSRRFVDKMEQLAGWKDGVLGKSIQVTEHSQYQDDVFTIIGIYEDFRVGTVTSNDLRASVLFCGNEFIYGTHTMPYLLIKLHQLTPDNILKVNEVLKAAMPGRNMEVVPYKASMVNLYRESRNFRDSILIGGVVTLIITLMGLMGYTTDETNRRSREIAIRKVNGATAGDILRIISRNISFIAVPALALGIIIAYFSSEEWLRQFADRISLHWFIFLAGGIGIYIIIISSVLFRAWRVANNNPANSLKSE; translated from the coding sequence ATGAAAAGTTTTATTATTGCTTTCCGGTCTCTTTTAAAAAAAGGACGTAGCAACGGAATCAAAATCATATCCCTTGGAGTCGGGTTAGCTATTGGGCTCGTCCTGATATCCAAAGTATGCTTTAACCGCTCGTTCGATACTTTTTATCCGGATGCCGAACGGATTTACCGCATCCATGAGAACTTCTACAGAGCTAACGAAGATAAGTCGTCGAATGCTTACGACCGGATTCCCGGAGCAGTGGCCCCTGCTATGAAAGCCGAAATTCCGGAAGTAGAAACAGCCACACGCCTTGTCAGGGTAGGAGGAGATAAAGAATTGTTTTTTACACCGGATAAAAAACGTTACAGTGCCCGCTTTGTCATGCTGGCCGATACGAACGTGTTTGATGTTTTTTCCATCCCCATCCTGATAGGAAATCCGAAAGAAATATTGGCACGTCCCGACCATGTTCTGGTTTCACGCCGGATAGCCGAAAACCTGGGAGGTATTCATTCGGCGTTAGGTCAGACTTTCCAGTTTGAATTCAATCCGGTGAAAAGCTATACCATCGCAGGGGTCTATGAAGACATTCCGGAAAATTCCCATCTCCGTTTCGAAATAGTAGGTTCCATACAACTTCAGTCCGAACAAAGCCGTAGCAATTGGCTGGGAAATGAAGTTTACCTGGGATACGTCAAGCTATACCCCGGCATTGCCGGTGAAAGCCTGCATCCTGCTATGCGCCGGATGTTGGAACGCCATGTCGATATGGAAGAATTACGCAAGTCGGGAATCGAGGGATCTTTTATACTTAAACCTATGCTGGAAATGTATTCCGGTACCGATGTGGTGAAGAACATGAACAGCCTCCTGCTCACTTTGGCAGTTGTACTGCTTTTTGCAGCTATGCTGAATTATATATTGATTGTTCTTTCCACCTTGTTAAACCGCTCCAAAGAAGTCGCAGTACATAAATGCTACGGAGCTTCGGAGCGGAACCTTTTCAGCATGATCTTATCCGAAACGTTGTTACACATGCTTTTGTCTATTATTTTGGCTGTTATTCTGATATGGATTTTCCAAGCCAAGGTAGAAGAGCTGCTGAATGTTACCTTGCGGGGCCTTTTTACGCCGGATACCTTATTGGTACTGCTTGGCGTATGTACAGTGCTTTTCTTTATTACGGCATTGATTCCTACCTATATATTCCTGCGTATACCGGTAGCTGCCGCATTCCGTAATTACCGGGAATCGCGCCGTTACTGGAAACTGTTTCTTTTATTCGTGCAGTTTATAGCTACAGCTTATATGGTATCCCTGCTGGTTACTATTAACCGCCAGTACACCATGATGGTAAATGACGACCCCGGTTATGCATACGAAAAACTGCTTTATTACGATGCTTCCGGCGTAGACCCGGCAGTACAGAAACAAGCATTGGAAGAAGTCAGCCGTTTATCCATAGTAGACCAGGTAAGCAGCAGTTGGGGGTTGCCTTTCTCCGGAGCTTCAGGAAACAACATAGGGTTGCCGGGTGACAATCGTGAATTGTTTAATGTAGCAGATCTTTATTTCGTAGGCGACCATTATTTTTCCCTGATGGAAATACCAATCGTTAGCGGGGAAGCTTTCCGTCCCAACGAGCCTAACAGCGGCAAGATAATGGTGAGTCGCCGTTTTGTGGATAAGATGGAACAGTTGGCGGGCTGGAAAGACGGAGTTCTGGGGAAAAGTATCCAAGTCACCGAGCATAGTCAGTACCAAGACGACGTATTCACTATTATAGGGATTTACGAAGATTTCCGGGTGGGAACTGTTACTTCGAATGACCTCCGTGCCTCCGTGCTCTTCTGTGGGAATGAATTTATCTATGGTACTCACACCATGCCTTATCTCCTTATCAAATTGCACCAACTTACCCCCGATAATATTTTGAAAGTGAACGAAGTGCTGAAAGCTGCCATGCCCGGCCGGAACATGGAAGTCGTTCCTTATAAAGCAAGTATGGTAAACCTCTACCGCGAATCGCGTAACTTCCGCGACTCCATATTGATAGGGGGTGTGGTGACATTGATTATCACCCTCATGGGCCTGATGGGGTATACCACAGACGAAACCAATCGCCGGAGCCGTGAAATAGCCATCCGCAAAGTAAACGGGGCAACGGCCGGAGACATATTACGGATCATCTCACGGAATATTTCTTTTATTGCCGTTCCTGCTCTGGCACTAGGAATTATAATCGCTTATTTTTCCAGTGAAGAATGGCTCCGGCAGTTTGCAGATAGGATATCTCTCCATTGGTTTATATTCTTGGCCGGAGGAATAGGCATATACATTATAATTATAAGCAGCGTATTATTCCGGGCTTGGCGGGTTGCAAACAATAATCCGGCAAATAGCCTGAAATCTGAATAA
- a CDS encoding ABC transporter ATP-binding protein has product MLRIENLSKSFRTEEVETIALNGISMEVKSGEFVAIMGPSGCGKSTLLNILGLLDNPTEGKYYLLDTEVGHLKEKARTQVRKGNIGFVFQSFNLIDELNVFENVELPLTYLKIKSSERKEMVKNILKRMNIGHRASHFPQQLSGGQQQRVAIARAVVAGPKLILADEPTGNLDSKNGMEVMLLLTELNKEGTTIVMVTHSKHDASFAHRVVNLFDGNIVSSVSEFI; this is encoded by the coding sequence ATGTTACGAATTGAGAACTTAAGTAAATCGTTCCGCACGGAAGAAGTAGAAACGATAGCGTTAAACGGCATTTCCATGGAAGTAAAGAGCGGGGAATTTGTCGCTATCATGGGACCGTCGGGATGCGGCAAATCCACTTTATTAAACATATTGGGATTGCTGGATAACCCGACGGAAGGAAAATATTATCTATTAGATACAGAAGTGGGACATTTAAAAGAAAAAGCACGTACCCAGGTACGCAAGGGCAACATCGGCTTTGTATTCCAGAGCTTCAACCTGATAGACGAACTGAATGTCTTTGAGAACGTGGAACTACCCCTTACGTACCTCAAAATAAAATCCTCCGAACGCAAAGAAATGGTAAAGAACATCCTGAAACGGATGAACATAGGCCATCGCGCCAGTCATTTCCCCCAGCAACTATCCGGAGGGCAACAACAACGGGTAGCCATTGCACGCGCGGTAGTAGCCGGGCCCAAGCTCATCCTGGCCGATGAACCTACCGGTAACCTGGACAGTAAAAACGGAATGGAAGTTATGCTCTTACTCACGGAATTAAACAAAGAAGGAACCACCATTGTGATGGTAACCCACTCCAAACACGATGCCTCGTTCGCCCACCGCGTCGTCAATCTGTTCGACGGTAACATTGTTTCTTCCGTAAGCGAATTTATTTGA
- a CDS encoding ABC transporter permease, protein MKQIYYTLRYLLHSRGNNGIKIVSLTLGLVMSLVLFTQVAFDLSYDKFYPDVDRLYRIRRQLSMGNGGGQEKMEMNIPIINAPVPAAMMKEFPEVEKAAVRTTWSYEGKYTADGSDRSFTAVTMVADSLFLDIFGLPLLQGDAQGFRDPSSVYLSASTAQRIFGTPDAVGKTLSEGHQVYTIKGVFQDLPKNSHMSFDLLKTMEIFGGRPGWQNNDAYIGYVKFVPGTNPADVEAKIPSMLEKYYDVKSEIKRGTIVRYYFEPVSDIHLSEPMIKKTVLILWLMGLSVLLVAAMNYVLISVSSLVNRAKSIGVHKCNGASPENIFSMFIYETFALILVSIVLAILLIFFFREQIEDLLRTSLSAIFTWNNLWVSGVVILILVLIAGVIPGRIFSTIPITQVFRSVGTNKRRWKQALLFVQFAGVAFMMTLLLILVRQYAMMLNEDMGYRPDNVVYTQNLGEAPVENMPLMKAEFSRFPQVENSSIATCLPHEGMSGDEVEDPETQQKLFSSRIMSADKNFLDVMGIKLKMGRNFMEDAGTDDKMVVNEKFVELAGIRENPVGKTLIVGGMKSEIIGVVEDFHIGSLYAEQMPVVIFSLDPAKGSGIYGRGNLILKLTSPDRKVVQDFDNKLKEFTKDPDSYFRFCSDAIEMSYRDACLLRNSIFIAAVVLFIIAMIGIAGYVSDEISRRTKEIAIRRINGASAASILRLISTDIALITFPALVIGMIFASILGQKWQEQFVVKAPLEASLFLVSAVCVVGAIALCVVVRAWHTANNNPVNSLRSE, encoded by the coding sequence ATGAAACAAATCTATTACACTCTACGATATTTGCTCCATAGCCGCGGAAACAACGGCATTAAAATTGTGTCGTTAACCTTGGGTTTGGTAATGAGCCTGGTTTTATTTACCCAAGTCGCCTTCGACCTGTCGTACGATAAATTCTATCCGGACGTAGACCGCCTCTACCGCATCCGCCGCCAGTTGAGCATGGGAAACGGAGGCGGGCAGGAAAAGATGGAAATGAACATCCCCATTATCAATGCACCGGTCCCCGCTGCCATGATGAAGGAATTTCCCGAAGTGGAAAAGGCAGCGGTCCGTACCACTTGGTCATACGAAGGCAAGTATACTGCCGACGGCAGCGACCGGTCGTTTACAGCAGTTACGATGGTTGCCGATTCCCTCTTTTTGGATATATTCGGTTTGCCCCTTTTGCAAGGTGACGCGCAGGGCTTCCGCGATCCTTCTTCCGTTTATCTGTCGGCAAGTACGGCGCAGCGTATTTTCGGCACACCCGATGCCGTAGGAAAAACTCTCTCGGAAGGACACCAGGTATATACGATAAAAGGGGTTTTCCAAGACTTGCCTAAAAACAGCCACATGTCTTTCGACCTGCTCAAAACAATGGAAATATTCGGCGGTCGACCCGGCTGGCAAAATAACGATGCCTACATAGGATACGTTAAATTCGTACCCGGAACCAATCCGGCGGATGTAGAAGCTAAAATCCCTTCCATGTTGGAAAAGTACTACGATGTAAAGAGCGAAATCAAGCGAGGCACTATAGTCCGTTATTATTTCGAGCCGGTAAGCGACATCCACCTCTCGGAACCCATGATAAAGAAAACCGTGCTTATCCTCTGGCTGATGGGACTGTCTGTATTGTTGGTAGCCGCCATGAACTACGTGCTGATTTCCGTCTCCTCCCTGGTGAACCGCGCCAAATCCATCGGCGTGCACAAATGCAACGGCGCATCACCTGAAAACATCTTTTCCATGTTTATATACGAGACCTTCGCACTTATCCTCGTCTCCATCGTACTGGCCATCCTTCTGATTTTCTTTTTCCGCGAACAGATAGAAGATTTGTTACGTACCTCCCTCAGCGCCATATTTACCTGGAACAACCTCTGGGTATCCGGCGTGGTCATCCTGATACTAGTGCTGATAGCCGGCGTGATTCCGGGACGCATCTTCTCCACGATACCCATAACCCAGGTATTCCGAAGCGTAGGAACCAATAAAAGGCGATGGAAACAAGCTCTCTTGTTCGTCCAGTTTGCCGGCGTAGCATTTATGATGACATTGTTGCTCATCCTGGTACGCCAATATGCAATGATGCTGAATGAAGACATGGGATACCGGCCAGACAACGTAGTCTACACACAAAACCTGGGAGAAGCTCCGGTAGAGAATATGCCGTTGATGAAAGCTGAATTTTCCCGTTTCCCGCAGGTAGAGAACAGTTCTATCGCCACATGCTTGCCGCACGAAGGGATGAGTGGCGACGAGGTGGAAGACCCGGAAACACAGCAAAAACTGTTTTCCTCCCGCATTATGTCGGCCGATAAGAATTTTTTGGATGTAATGGGAATTAAATTGAAGATGGGCAGGAACTTTATGGAAGATGCGGGTACGGACGATAAGATGGTGGTAAACGAAAAGTTTGTGGAACTGGCAGGTATCCGGGAGAACCCCGTGGGCAAAACCCTGATCGTAGGCGGTATGAAATCGGAAATAATCGGAGTGGTGGAAGACTTCCATATCGGCTCCCTTTATGCAGAACAAATGCCGGTCGTAATATTCTCCCTCGACCCGGCCAAAGGCAGCGGCATTTACGGAAGAGGCAACTTGATCCTGAAATTAACGTCGCCCGACCGGAAAGTGGTGCAGGACTTCGACAATAAGTTGAAAGAATTCACCAAAGATCCCGACAGTTATTTCCGTTTCTGCTCCGATGCCATTGAAATGTCTTACCGCGATGCCTGCCTGCTTCGCAACTCTATTTTTATTGCGGCAGTGGTGTTGTTTATCATTGCCATGATCGGTATTGCAGGCTATGTAAGTGATGAAATATCCCGGCGGACGAAAGAGATTGCCATCCGGCGTATCAACGGTGCTTCGGCAGCAAGCATTCTCCGCCTGATTTCTACCGACATTGCTTTGATTACCTTCCCGGCCCTTGTAATCGGCATGATCTTTGCCTCTATATTAGGACAGAAGTGGCAAGAACAGTTTGTAGTGAAAGCCCCTCTAGAGGCAAGCCTCTTCCTGGTATCAGCGGTTTGTGTGGTTGGAGCCATTGCACTTTGCGTGGTGGTTCGAGCCTGGCATACAGCCAACAACAATCCGGTAAATTCCTTACGGAGCGAGTAA
- a CDS encoding HU family DNA-binding protein — protein MAQYEMQEMNLPNEEGKRILYPRLILTGQKDTNFLAKLLARGTTFNAGEVSGLLQGLADEMALLLGQGYSIKLNGIGTFTPSLALRKDKEREEAGEDATRRNARSIEIGGIKFRPEKEFVRSTNRGCTLERSQQKFRRSSKKYTPQQRLKRALQYLDKYPYMTIADYAALTGLCHTTASLELKSWRQQPDSEITVSGCGTHRVYIRRAKREEETGNSQATSQE, from the coding sequence ATGGCACAATATGAAATGCAGGAAATGAACCTGCCGAATGAAGAAGGAAAACGAATCCTTTATCCCCGTCTTATCCTAACCGGACAAAAAGATACGAATTTTCTTGCTAAGTTGCTGGCACGAGGCACAACTTTTAATGCGGGCGAAGTAAGCGGATTGTTACAAGGGCTGGCTGATGAAATGGCTTTGTTGCTGGGACAAGGGTATTCCATTAAACTGAACGGAATAGGAACTTTTACACCTTCTCTTGCTCTGCGCAAGGATAAAGAACGTGAAGAGGCAGGAGAAGATGCTACACGCCGGAATGCGCGAAGTATCGAAATAGGTGGTATTAAATTCCGGCCTGAGAAAGAATTTGTCCGTTCTACTAACCGGGGATGCACACTGGAACGTTCGCAACAGAAATTCCGCCGCTCGTCGAAGAAATATACACCTCAGCAACGATTGAAACGGGCTCTGCAATATCTGGATAAGTATCCTTATATGACCATTGCGGATTATGCTGCCCTGACGGGACTTTGCCACACCACTGCTTCGTTAGAGTTGAAGTCTTGGAGGCAACAACCTGATTCCGAAATCACCGTATCGGGATGCGGTACACATCGGGTGTATATCCGTCGAGCAAAGCGGGAAGAGGAAACCGGGAATTCCCAAGCAACATCACAAGAATAG
- the hypD gene encoding hydrogenase formation protein HypD yields MKYIEEYRNNDQVQTLFHAIRKTVKHPWYLMEICGGQTHAIARYRLEELLPPEIRLLHGPGCPVCVTPVEIIDCALRLASEPGILLASFGDMMRVPGSRDDLLRIKACGGEVRMLYSPLDAVTLAGKYPEKEVVFFAIGFETTVPVHLMALKEAICRGLSNFTLLTAFFTVPPAIETILSDQENKVNGFLTAGHVCAITGNIPYQRLTEKYKIPMVVTGFEPVDLLYGIYRCVCQLEKGAYRVENAYKRVVPERGNPAARAIMEEMLEPCDQEWRGIGILSDSGLKLKKEFESYSAKVKFASLFKEKKETSDKNIFQPEGAVIPFRETITSFPIPSSQENIVSLQNAAVSFSHQATASPHSCIAGKIMRGLKQPSDCPHFGTICQPAHPIGAPMVSSEGVCSAYYKYRV; encoded by the coding sequence ATGAAATATATTGAAGAATACAGAAACAACGACCAAGTACAAACTTTATTTCACGCCATCCGTAAAACCGTAAAGCATCCGTGGTATCTGATGGAGATTTGCGGGGGACAAACGCATGCCATTGCCCGTTACCGGCTGGAAGAGTTGTTGCCTCCGGAGATTCGTCTACTCCACGGGCCCGGCTGCCCGGTATGTGTAACTCCCGTAGAAATTATCGATTGTGCCTTGCGGTTGGCGTCGGAACCGGGTATTTTGCTTGCTTCTTTCGGCGATATGATGCGTGTTCCGGGTAGCCGGGACGACTTATTGCGTATAAAAGCCTGTGGCGGGGAAGTACGTATGTTGTATTCTCCCCTCGATGCGGTTACACTTGCCGGGAAGTATCCGGAAAAAGAAGTCGTTTTCTTTGCCATCGGTTTCGAAACAACGGTTCCCGTGCATCTGATGGCACTGAAAGAGGCGATATGCAGAGGTTTGTCTAATTTTACCTTACTGACGGCCTTTTTCACGGTTCCTCCGGCTATCGAAACGATTCTTTCGGACCAAGAGAATAAGGTAAACGGATTCCTTACCGCAGGCCATGTATGTGCTATTACAGGGAATATTCCTTATCAGCGGCTAACGGAAAAATACAAAATTCCGATGGTAGTTACCGGCTTCGAACCGGTAGATTTATTGTATGGGATTTACCGTTGTGTTTGCCAGTTGGAAAAGGGAGCTTACCGGGTGGAGAATGCTTATAAACGGGTTGTACCGGAAAGGGGTAATCCGGCAGCCCGTGCAATCATGGAAGAAATGCTGGAGCCTTGCGACCAGGAATGGAGGGGAATCGGCATCCTCTCCGATAGCGGGCTTAAATTAAAGAAAGAATTCGAAAGTTATTCTGCAAAGGTGAAATTTGCTTCTCTTTTCAAGGAAAAGAAAGAAACTTCAGATAAAAACATTTTCCAGCCGGAAGGAGCTGTTATTCCTTTTCGGGAAACTATTACTTCTTTCCCGATACCTTCTTCTCAAGAAAATATTGTCTCTTTACAAAACGCAGCAGTCTCTTTTTCCCACCAGGCAACTGCTTCTCCCCATTCCTGTATCGCAGGAAAGATTATGCGCGGATTAAAACAACCGTCCGATTGCCCTCATTTCGGAACCATCTGCCAGCCGGCACACCCGATAGGAGCTCCTATGGTTTCCTCCGAAGGAGTCTGTTCCGCTTATTACAAATATAGAGTGTAA